A window of Mucilaginibacter paludis DSM 18603 contains these coding sequences:
- a CDS encoding TonB-dependent receptor, translating into MKRLLLTVLLIILVRAAFAQQNSLSGRIIDSATNVAVNNVTVTLDNGQADVTDEAGKFFFKKASGKKFTISAVGYRKEVVNLSSFVNGQTTRIAEQQTRLQDVVITGNNRNPYKAISETHIKLRGVSNSQEVLRIVPGLFIGQHQGGGKAEQIFLRGFDNDHGTDINMSVDGMPINMVSQAHGQGYADSHFIIPETIESTTYQKGMYNAEKGDLAVTGFVNFNTANAISSNMLKVEAGQFNTYRVMGMVNILGEKAKVNNQSWYAASEYRYSDSYFDNPQHFKRFNFFTKYHGKLNDKNWLTLTASTLYSKWKASGQIPESAVNDGTVGFYGAIDPNEGGITSRSNVNAQLLTTLPNNDIIKNQLYYSRYKFDLHTNFTFYLVDTVNGDEIRQREARNLYGYNGSFLHEGYIGDTKVTTEAGINARLDMTTNSELSNTVNNFTVINPFKLGDITELGTGAFVNETFQFSSKFSLNAGLRFDQFHYKYNNKLASDSTLNGVGVYTANNNIISPKLNFYYQATEKTQLYLFLGKGFHSNDTRVVVAEKGLQTLPAAYGADLGTVFKPAKNLLFNAALWYSYLQKEYVYAGDGGTVDFSGRTQRLGFDFSGRYQPITSLYFDADVNYAHGRSLDDPKSENYIPLAPVWSSTGGITYIFKDGFNGSLRYRWLGDRAANEDYSLRAEGYFINDLVLNYTKKKYELGLTINNLFNVKWKETQFETETRLRNQSAVNGIAFTPGTKLAAMLHLSYFFR; encoded by the coding sequence ATGAAGAGACTTTTACTTACAGTGTTGCTTATTATCCTTGTTCGTGCTGCATTTGCTCAGCAAAATTCGTTATCTGGTCGAATAATAGATAGTGCAACGAATGTTGCAGTAAATAACGTGACGGTGACTTTAGACAATGGCCAGGCAGATGTTACGGACGAAGCCGGTAAGTTTTTCTTTAAGAAAGCAAGCGGCAAAAAGTTTACCATATCTGCGGTAGGTTACCGTAAAGAAGTAGTCAATTTATCTTCATTTGTTAACGGGCAAACCACCCGGATAGCGGAGCAGCAAACCCGTTTGCAGGACGTTGTAATTACTGGTAACAATCGGAACCCCTATAAAGCGATTAGCGAAACACATATTAAATTGCGTGGCGTTTCCAATTCTCAGGAAGTATTGCGTATTGTACCCGGATTATTTATCGGGCAGCACCAGGGCGGCGGTAAAGCCGAACAAATCTTTTTGCGAGGCTTTGATAATGACCACGGAACGGATATTAATATGAGTGTTGACGGAATGCCGATCAATATGGTTTCCCAGGCGCACGGGCAAGGCTACGCGGACAGCCATTTTATCATTCCGGAAACCATCGAGAGCACTACTTATCAAAAGGGTATGTATAATGCGGAAAAAGGTGACCTCGCCGTCACAGGCTTCGTGAACTTTAACACAGCAAATGCGATCAGCTCGAATATGCTTAAAGTGGAAGCCGGGCAGTTCAATACTTACAGAGTAATGGGAATGGTCAACATTTTGGGTGAGAAGGCCAAAGTAAACAACCAATCCTGGTATGCAGCTTCTGAATATCGTTACAGCGACAGCTATTTCGATAACCCCCAGCACTTTAAACGTTTTAACTTCTTCACCAAATACCACGGTAAGCTGAATGATAAAAACTGGTTGACGCTAACAGCATCCACTTTATACAGCAAGTGGAAAGCTTCCGGCCAAATACCCGAAAGCGCCGTTAATGATGGAACAGTTGGCTTTTATGGTGCCATTGACCCGAACGAAGGCGGCATTACTTCCCGTAGTAATGTCAATGCGCAACTGTTAACCACACTACCGAACAACGATATCATTAAAAATCAGCTTTATTATTCCCGCTATAAATTTGACCTGCATACCAACTTTACTTTTTACCTGGTAGATACCGTCAATGGTGATGAGATCAGGCAGCGGGAAGCCCGTAACCTTTATGGTTACAACGGCAGCTTTCTGCATGAAGGATATATCGGCGATACAAAGGTCACTACAGAAGCAGGTATCAACGCCCGGCTTGATATGACAACAAATTCAGAATTGTCGAATACGGTAAATAACTTCACTGTCATCAATCCTTTCAAGTTGGGCGATATTACGGAATTGGGGACAGGTGCTTTTGTTAATGAAACATTCCAATTCAGTTCTAAATTTAGTTTGAACGCTGGATTACGATTTGATCAGTTTCACTACAAATACAATAACAAATTAGCCAGCGACAGCACCCTGAACGGTGTCGGTGTCTATACAGCCAACAACAACATCATTAGCCCGAAATTGAACTTTTATTACCAAGCTACAGAAAAAACACAGTTATACTTATTCTTAGGCAAAGGTTTCCACTCCAATGATACCCGCGTGGTGGTTGCTGAAAAAGGATTGCAAACCTTGCCTGCTGCTTATGGCGCTGACCTGGGAACAGTATTCAAACCTGCTAAGAATTTGTTGTTTAACGCCGCTTTATGGTACAGCTATCTGCAAAAAGAATATGTTTATGCAGGTGACGGTGGTACGGTTGATTTCAGCGGACGTACACAGCGCTTGGGTTTCGACTTCTCAGGACGTTATCAGCCTATTACTTCTCTGTACTTTGATGCAGATGTAAACTACGCGCATGGCCGTTCTTTGGATGATCCTAAAAGCGAGAATTATATTCCTCTGGCACCGGTATGGAGCAGTACAGGCGGTATCACTTACATTTTTAAAGATGGTTTTAACGGAAGTCTGCGTTACCGCTGGTTGGGTGACCGTGCTGCCAACGAAGATTATTCTTTAAGAGCGGAAGGCTACTTCATAAACGATCTGGTATTAAATTACACTAAAAAGAAGTATGAGTTAGGATTAACCATTAACAATCTTTTTAACGTGAAGTGGAAGGAAACACAGTTTGAAACGGAAACCCGATTACGTAATCAATCTGCTGTTAACGGGATTGCTTTTACGCCGGGAACTAAGCTTGCTGCAATGCTTCACTTAAGTTACTTTTTCAGGTAG
- a CDS encoding DUF3347 domain-containing protein: MKTLKTTALLFAMALLSVLTVKAQSAQTKPVNTVITNYLALKDALVSGDGTVAENKAKTLLASIGEIPKAGLNADEAALLPKLEYDSRHISEVNKIDHQREHFASLSNNLYTLVKKLKVNNNVLYRQYCTMTKRYFLSDSDKGKDPYMGMSNCSKVTETLKPVK; the protein is encoded by the coding sequence ATGAAAACACTAAAAACAACTGCATTATTATTTGCGATGGCATTACTATCGGTTTTAACCGTTAAAGCACAGAGCGCCCAAACAAAGCCCGTCAATACGGTGATCACCAATTACCTGGCATTAAAAGATGCCTTAGTTAGTGGTGATGGTACAGTAGCCGAAAATAAAGCGAAAACTTTGCTGGCATCAATTGGGGAGATCCCCAAAGCAGGGTTAAATGCCGATGAAGCAGCTTTACTGCCTAAATTGGAATATGACAGCAGACATATCAGTGAGGTGAACAAGATCGATCACCAGCGCGAACACTTCGCCAGCCTTTCCAACAACCTGTACACTTTAGTTAAAAAACTGAAGGTAAATAATAACGTGCTTTACCGCCAGTACTGCACCATGACCAAACGTTATTTTCTAAGCGATTCTGATAAAGGGAAAGACCCTTATATGGGAATGAGCAATTGCAGTAAAGTCACCGAAACATTAAAACCTGTAAAATAA
- a CDS encoding MbnP family protein has translation MKKNLLFIACMIAIAATVFANPPKGKTKDAKKGNLAVHFKNVVDGRELKLNDSTSLYKNANGDDFKLTTFKYYISNVSLIAKNGNKVAIPDSYYLVNAADSSTLNQQITNIPEGKYTGITFTIGVDSARNFAGAQTGVLDPANGMFWSWNSGYIFVKLEGISPKSTAKKNRLTFHIGGAKDPGNTIRTFTQTFPKNLKISNGKSPEIEVAANADALFQGKTTVDFAKLNFTMGGPNSVIVADNYADGLFKITKVKN, from the coding sequence ATGAAAAAGAACCTGCTTTTTATAGCCTGCATGATTGCCATAGCAGCAACCGTGTTCGCTAACCCTCCAAAAGGGAAAACTAAGGACGCTAAAAAAGGTAATTTAGCTGTTCATTTTAAAAATGTCGTTGACGGAAGAGAACTGAAGCTAAACGATTCCACTTCGCTTTATAAAAATGCCAACGGTGACGATTTTAAGTTAACCACTTTCAAATATTATATCAGCAACGTTAGCCTTATCGCCAAAAACGGCAATAAGGTGGCCATCCCTGATTCTTATTACCTGGTCAATGCTGCGGATTCTAGTACGCTCAATCAGCAGATCACCAACATACCCGAAGGAAAATATACCGGCATTACTTTTACCATCGGTGTAGACAGCGCGAGGAACTTTGCTGGTGCGCAAACCGGTGTTCTTGATCCTGCAAACGGGATGTTCTGGAGCTGGAACAGCGGGTACATCTTTGTTAAGCTGGAAGGTATATCTCCGAAATCAACCGCTAAAAAAAATCGTCTGACCTTTCATATCGGCGGAGCTAAAGATCCGGGCAATACCATTCGCACCTTTACACAAACTTTCCCAAAAAACCTAAAGATCAGTAATGGCAAATCGCCTGAAATAGAGGTGGCAGCCAATGCCGATGCCTTGTTCCAGGGTAAAACAACTGTTGATTTTGCCAAACTAAATTTTACTATGGGTGGCCCTAATTCTGTTATTGTCGCTGATAACTATGCAGACGGACTTTTTAAGATCACCAAGGTAAAAAACTGA
- a CDS encoding cytochrome-c peroxidase, with the protein MKAKGIVFLVLLGFITICTAFNYGFKGVNYSIVADSVRFAVPANFPKPVYDFKDNPVTSNGFKLGRILFYDPIISKDKSISCANCHQSFAAFANLDHAVSHGVDECLGTRNAPPLFNLAWQKEFMWDGGVHHIEVSPMNAMTNPCEMATDLNTIVSRLQETKAYATLFKAAFGTTEINSQRTFRALAQFTSMLVSANSKYDKYIRKEKGGDFTAEETAGYALFKKKCSTCHQEPLFTDLAYRSNGLDLKPDDIGRDSITHLETDRGKFRVPSLRNVELTSPYMHDGRFETLKEVLAHYNSGVKPTANLDPLLRQNNVYGVKLSTIEQNQLIAFLKTLTDHEFVNDKRFQAPE; encoded by the coding sequence ATGAAAGCTAAGGGAATTGTCTTTTTAGTGCTGCTTGGTTTTATCACCATTTGCACTGCGTTCAATTATGGGTTTAAGGGAGTTAATTATAGTATCGTAGCCGATAGCGTTCGCTTCGCCGTGCCTGCCAATTTTCCGAAACCTGTATATGATTTTAAAGACAACCCTGTAACCAGTAATGGCTTTAAGTTGGGCAGGATATTATTTTACGATCCGATCATCTCAAAAGATAAGTCGATTTCCTGCGCAAACTGCCACCAGTCCTTTGCCGCTTTTGCCAACCTCGACCACGCGGTAAGCCACGGTGTAGATGAATGTTTGGGCACACGTAATGCGCCGCCCTTATTTAACCTGGCCTGGCAAAAAGAGTTTATGTGGGATGGCGGTGTGCATCATATTGAAGTTTCTCCCATGAACGCCATGACCAATCCCTGCGAAATGGCAACTGACCTGAATACGATCGTTAGCAGGTTACAGGAAACGAAAGCGTACGCTACTTTATTTAAGGCGGCATTTGGGACAACTGAGATCAATTCACAGCGGACGTTCAGGGCACTGGCACAGTTCACCAGTATGCTCGTTTCGGCTAATTCCAAGTATGATAAGTATATCCGGAAAGAAAAAGGCGGTGACTTTACGGCGGAAGAAACAGCAGGTTATGCCTTATTTAAAAAGAAATGCAGCACCTGTCACCAGGAACCATTATTTACTGACCTGGCTTACCGAAGTAACGGCCTTGACCTGAAGCCGGATGATATTGGCCGGGACAGTATTACGCACCTCGAAACAGACCGGGGTAAATTCCGTGTGCCATCCTTACGCAATGTCGAACTTACCAGCCCTTACATGCACGACGGCAGGTTTGAAACATTGAAAGAAGTATTGGCCCATTATAACTCCGGCGTGAAACCAACCGCCAACCTTGACCCTTTATTACGTCAAAACAATGTATACGGGGTCAAACTTAGCACCATTGAACAAAACCAATTGATCGCCTTTTTGAAAACCTTAACCGACCACGAATTTGTGAATGATAAGCGTTTCCAGGCACCTGAATAA
- a CDS encoding response regulator, translating into MKQNILVIEDNDDIRDGTAELLTLAGFDVTTANCGQQAILQIQSNIPRLIICDIVMPGMDGFEILAYLRKRSRTRFIPFIFSTAKSEPVDVYKARKLGVANYLIKPFDDKELMNCINITLNGAFVVFISLFAL; encoded by the coding sequence ATGAAGCAAAATATACTTGTCATTGAAGACAATGACGACATCAGAGACGGCACTGCAGAGTTATTGACTTTGGCAGGATTTGACGTCACAACGGCAAATTGTGGGCAACAGGCGATCCTTCAAATCCAATCGAATATTCCCAGGCTGATCATCTGTGATATCGTCATGCCAGGAATGGATGGCTTTGAGATACTGGCTTATTTAAGGAAGAGGAGCCGAACCAGATTTATCCCATTTATTTTCTCAACAGCAAAATCAGAGCCTGTTGACGTTTACAAAGCCCGGAAATTAGGCGTTGCCAATTACCTTATTAAACCGTTCGATGACAAGGAGCTAATGAATTGTATAAACATAACTTTAAACGGTGCTTTTGTTGTTTTTATATCTCTTTTCGCACTGTAG
- a CDS encoding universal stress protein, translating into MEKILVTTDQSTNSKAAIRFAVKLAKQRKAELIILHVYHLLKPFNWSDSEFKEYGDAFREKIATELTSFIAEIYHDIHEPEIQHQLVLVSNIDVVDGIMQYAAKHDCSYICIATRGAGVLTKIFGTHTAKLITHSHIPVICIPSGYHLKELKNILYASDMTDYERELVKIVAFARPINASVEMMHISYPFEFSFDKELMEATLKKKADYEVTILNKKRDITNTLLEDIEDAIKASKSSLLVLFTHQSRSVFEKLFYPSNAEDYSFYGKIPLLTFNKNEN; encoded by the coding sequence ATGGAAAAGATACTTGTTACAACAGATCAGTCCACTAATTCAAAAGCCGCCATCCGGTTTGCTGTCAAATTAGCGAAGCAACGTAAAGCAGAATTGATCATCCTGCATGTTTACCATCTTTTAAAGCCTTTCAATTGGAGTGACAGTGAATTTAAAGAGTATGGCGATGCATTCAGGGAGAAAATAGCAACGGAATTAACATCATTCATTGCCGAAATCTATCATGATATTCATGAACCCGAAATCCAGCATCAATTGGTGCTGGTATCCAATATCGATGTGGTAGATGGCATTATGCAATATGCAGCTAAACATGATTGTTCTTATATCTGTATCGCTACCCGCGGTGCTGGTGTATTGACTAAAATATTTGGAACCCATACCGCCAAACTAATCACTCATTCCCATATACCGGTGATCTGCATACCAAGTGGTTATCATTTAAAAGAGCTGAAAAATATTCTTTATGCGTCTGATATGACCGATTACGAAAGAGAATTGGTAAAGATTGTTGCTTTTGCAAGGCCCATCAACGCAAGCGTGGAGATGATGCATATCTCTTATCCCTTCGAGTTTAGTTTTGATAAAGAATTGATGGAAGCCACTTTAAAGAAAAAAGCAGATTACGAAGTGACCATTCTTAACAAAAAAAGAGACATTACCAATACCCTGCTGGAAGATATAGAAGATGCGATTAAGGCTAGCAAATCTTCGCTTTTGGTTTTATTTACGCATCAGTCAAGATCTGTGTTTGAAAAGCTATTTTACCCATCCAATGCAGAGGATTACTCATTTTATGGAAAGATACCGCTGCTAACTTTCAATAAAAATGAAAACTAA
- a CDS encoding universal stress protein produces the protein MKKISVVFDGLKFANNTLTYGIKLGENSNALLSGVFLESFLYNSYTLADLVGTQGLSQVKMKHLLEKDEKMRVKSVEAFEQACKKAEINYSVHHHPSFAIPEVLRESIYSDLLLISADETFSHVADQQPTQFIRELLAGIQCPVLILPKEYRDVEKVVLLYDGKPASVYAIKMFNYMMPWLRSKPTEVVSVADEKEYMEFPRETVVKEFIACHYPDADYTMLNGDPENEVVTYLEKSGKNCLIVLGAYHRNAVSRWFKSSMADRLMKDIHMPLFIAHH, from the coding sequence ATGAAAAAAATAAGCGTAGTTTTTGATGGTTTGAAGTTTGCAAACAACACGCTTACTTACGGGATTAAACTGGGCGAAAATAGCAATGCGCTACTATCAGGTGTCTTCTTAGAGTCCTTTCTTTACAACAGCTATACCCTCGCTGATCTGGTAGGAACGCAGGGGCTGTCTCAGGTTAAAATGAAACACCTTTTGGAGAAGGATGAAAAAATGAGAGTAAAATCGGTTGAAGCTTTTGAGCAGGCTTGTAAAAAAGCAGAGATTAACTACTCCGTTCATCATCATCCAAGCTTCGCTATACCCGAAGTACTTAGAGAAAGTATCTACAGTGATCTGCTGCTGATTAGCGCGGATGAAACATTCAGCCATGTTGCGGACCAGCAGCCTACACAATTTATCCGGGAGTTATTGGCAGGTATACAGTGCCCGGTATTAATTTTACCCAAAGAGTACCGCGATGTAGAAAAGGTAGTGCTTTTATACGATGGAAAACCGGCATCGGTATATGCGATAAAGATGTTCAATTATATGATGCCCTGGTTACGTAGTAAACCTACCGAGGTGGTATCCGTTGCCGATGAAAAAGAGTACATGGAATTCCCCCGCGAAACCGTGGTAAAAGAATTTATTGCCTGCCATTATCCAGATGCTGATTATACAATGTTAAATGGCGACCCGGAAAATGAAGTGGTCACCTATCTTGAAAAAAGCGGTAAAAACTGCCTGATCGTATTAGGTGCTTATCATCGAAACGCCGTTTCGCGCTGGTTTAAATCAAGCATGGCCGATAGATTGATGAAGGATATTCATATGCCTTTATTCATTGCGCATCATTAA
- a CDS encoding TonB-dependent receptor — MKRIILLICVICCAGNVFAQTVRGKIFDAISREPIPGATITDTTGTSVTSGSDGGFKINTKNQTLKVSFIGYQTRRIPVTGTMLAIALQPSKNQLNQVVVSANRTAEKRSEAPVAISTISGKVMQDTKAQRLDYLLNKVSGVNMASLGNEYNQIAIRQPVGPNNRFLFLEDGLPIRTFGVFDHNGLLEMNATAAKEIEVIKGPSSALYGAEAIGGAVNVITLAPPVYTSGYASVQSSNRGYRRVDGQVGSTSGKVGFLLSGYYANQKDGPIQYSDFHKTAITARLDYHIDSATTWTNSATYTNFFSDMYGNLDSAHFAQHNYLTNTLFTYRKSNAFRLRSTISHKWSENGSTNATFLYRDNSVTQNPSYAISTYRTGGKATNPVSPDTAGGNINTNAFKSYGLYLQHVQRFKFLDSKLIIGTSGEVSPQSFYQDFIWVKKQTQNGITNYVSFTNPNPEIVMANYKTVISNFGSYGSYDFKIAEGLRVSAALRYDAFQYAFVNALPGSPVTGGPSQIVNYGKVAPKIGFTYNHNGIGFYGTYSEGYVPPQLTDVFGIASNNAYLLPQTFKNYELGGWLSLLQNKLYIDYSFYLMNGTNEIITVQQANNTYASQNAGATRHKGVEYGLTYRPTDDLYLRLSGTNALHTFVNYVESGINYSGYEMQTAPHFIGNAEVMYKPHYIKGFRIGLEEQKVGKYYLDNLQRYTYGGYSVTNIRTGYLWGPAEIWINALNVFNKYYATKGAKSAYGYSYSLGDPRAFTLGLAYHFGR; from the coding sequence ATGAAAAGAATTATACTTCTTATATGCGTGATATGTTGTGCGGGTAACGTCTTTGCACAAACTGTTCGCGGCAAAATTTTTGATGCCATTAGCAGGGAACCAATTCCTGGTGCGACAATTACAGACACAACCGGCACTTCAGTCACTTCGGGAAGTGATGGCGGCTTTAAGATCAATACAAAGAATCAGACTTTAAAAGTGAGCTTCATCGGCTACCAGACCCGCCGGATACCGGTAACCGGTACCATGTTGGCTATTGCTTTGCAACCGTCAAAGAATCAATTAAACCAGGTGGTGGTTAGCGCCAATCGTACTGCCGAAAAACGAAGCGAAGCGCCGGTCGCAATTTCCACCATATCCGGGAAAGTCATGCAGGATACCAAGGCACAGCGTTTGGATTACCTGTTGAATAAGGTGAGTGGCGTAAACATGGCCAGCTTAGGTAACGAATATAATCAGATCGCTATCCGCCAGCCAGTTGGTCCCAATAACCGGTTCCTGTTCCTGGAAGATGGCTTGCCAATCCGCACTTTCGGTGTGTTTGATCATAACGGCCTGCTTGAAATGAATGCGACCGCCGCTAAAGAGATCGAGGTGATCAAAGGCCCGTCATCGGCCTTGTATGGCGCGGAAGCCATTGGCGGTGCGGTAAATGTTATTACGCTTGCTCCCCCTGTCTATACCTCAGGTTATGCCAGTGTGCAGTCAAGCAATCGAGGCTACCGCCGTGTTGACGGGCAGGTCGGCTCTACTTCGGGAAAAGTGGGTTTTTTGCTAAGCGGTTATTATGCTAATCAAAAAGATGGCCCGATCCAGTACAGTGATTTTCATAAAACGGCGATCACCGCCAGGCTGGATTACCATATCGACAGCGCCACCACCTGGACGAACAGCGCTACCTATACCAATTTCTTCAGTGATATGTATGGTAACCTGGATAGCGCGCATTTTGCCCAGCATAATTATTTGACGAACACGCTGTTTACTTACCGGAAATCTAACGCGTTTCGCCTACGCTCGACCATCAGTCATAAATGGAGTGAGAACGGTTCGACTAACGCGACGTTTCTTTACCGCGATAATTCGGTGACACAAAATCCGTCTTATGCTATTTCAACTTACCGGACAGGCGGCAAAGCCACAAATCCAGTATCGCCCGACACGGCAGGCGGCAACATCAATACCAATGCGTTTAAGTCCTACGGCTTATACCTGCAGCATGTGCAGCGCTTTAAATTTCTGGATAGTAAATTGATCATCGGTACCAGCGGCGAGGTTAGTCCACAGTCGTTTTACCAGGATTTTATCTGGGTGAAGAAGCAGACTCAAAATGGCATCACCAATTATGTGAGTTTTACGAATCCCAACCCGGAGATCGTGATGGCCAATTACAAAACGGTAATCAGCAATTTCGGCTCGTATGGAAGCTATGATTTTAAAATTGCCGAGGGCTTACGCGTATCGGCGGCATTGCGCTATGATGCTTTCCAATATGCTTTTGTGAACGCCTTACCGGGATCACCGGTGACCGGTGGCCCATCGCAGATCGTGAATTATGGCAAGGTCGCGCCGAAGATTGGCTTTACCTATAACCATAACGGCATCGGTTTTTACGGCACCTACAGCGAGGGTTATGTGCCACCGCAATTAACGGATGTATTCGGCATAGCCAGCAACAATGCTTACCTGTTGCCGCAGACTTTTAAAAATTACGAACTCGGCGGCTGGCTATCCCTGCTGCAAAACAAGCTTTACATTGATTACAGCTTTTACCTGATGAACGGCACCAATGAGATCATTACCGTTCAGCAAGCCAACAATACCTATGCTTCGCAAAATGCCGGTGCTACCCGTCACAAAGGTGTGGAGTACGGTTTGACTTATCGCCCGACCGATGACCTTTACTTGCGATTGAGTGGCACCAATGCGCTGCATACCTTCGTAAATTACGTAGAAAGCGGTATTAATTACAGCGGCTACGAAATGCAGACCGCGCCGCATTTTATTGGTAACGCAGAGGTGATGTACAAGCCACATTATATTAAGGGTTTCCGCATCGGTCTGGAAGAGCAGAAGGTCGGCAAATACTACCTCGATAACTTGCAGCGATACACCTACGGGGGTTATAGCGTGACCAATATTCGCACCGGTTACCTATGGGGTCCGGCAGAGATCTGGATAAACGCCCTGAATGTGTTTAATAAATATTACGCGACCAAGGGTGCCAAGTCAGCTTATGGTTATAGCTACAGCTTAGGTGATCCAAGGGCTTTCACCCTGGGATTAGCTTATCATTTTGGCCGATAA
- a CDS encoding DJ-1/PfpI family protein: protein MLPEPKVQIKTVGILLYDNYAVLDAMGPYHVLSELMGAKVFFVGRHKGVITTGDGMKVQCDTSINEVKQLDILVIPGGLNETYNATKDTALLNWIKAIDVHSKYTTSVCTGAWILASTGLLKSHAATTHWFGKHILKDQFGITAEDKRYVQSGKYWTSAGVSAGIDMSLGLINDIMGEKYTQTVMLDLEYDPHPPVKGGSEHNTDKAIVESVRTMYNSALEPLVHPESVSAKAKIDNDIDPVCGMALTGYADTVHYKGKIIGFCSARCKAGFQRNPTAYELHVR from the coding sequence ATGTTACCTGAACCAAAAGTGCAGATCAAAACAGTGGGCATCTTGTTATATGATAACTACGCGGTTTTAGATGCGATGGGACCTTACCATGTGTTAAGCGAACTGATGGGCGCTAAGGTGTTTTTTGTAGGGCGTCACAAAGGCGTGATCACTACCGGTGATGGTATGAAGGTGCAATGTGATACGTCTATCAATGAGGTAAAACAACTGGACATCCTCGTAATTCCCGGAGGATTGAACGAAACTTATAACGCAACAAAGGATACTGCTTTGCTCAACTGGATCAAAGCCATCGATGTACATTCCAAGTACACCACCAGCGTTTGCACAGGTGCCTGGATACTGGCTTCGACCGGCTTGCTAAAAAGCCATGCAGCCACGACCCACTGGTTCGGCAAGCATATCTTGAAAGACCAATTCGGGATTACCGCAGAAGATAAACGTTATGTGCAAAGCGGTAAGTACTGGACAAGTGCGGGCGTTTCCGCGGGTATCGATATGAGCCTGGGTTTGATCAACGACATCATGGGTGAAAAGTACACCCAAACCGTGATGCTTGACCTGGAATACGATCCGCATCCCCCGGTTAAAGGTGGCAGTGAGCATAATACGGATAAAGCGATTGTAGAAAGTGTACGCACCATGTATAACAGTGCTTTAGAACCTTTGGTGCACCCTGAAAGCGTATCCGCAAAAGCTAAAATTGATAATGATATAGACCCAGTTTGCGGAATGGCCCTTACTGGTTATGCTGACACGGTACATTATAAAGGAAAAATAATTGGATTCTGCTCTGCACGTTGCAAAGCCGGTTTTCAGAGAAATCCTACTGCTTACGAACTGCATGTACGCTAA